From one Paramormyrops kingsleyae isolate MSU_618 chromosome 1, PKINGS_0.4, whole genome shotgun sequence genomic stretch:
- the sema3d gene encoding semaphorin-3D translates to MDTAPLVGRRTGSSRRWCPLLLWPSLCGVLLALLPGGAGMKQAIPRVQLGYKDLQLSGGATLFLGSAPGLRFQSFLLDEEQNRLLLGAQDHIFLLELDDLNSNPRKINWPAPKERVEMCTLAGKSIQTECANFIRVLHAYNRTHVYACGTGAFFPLCAFVEVKGQGEETTFSLNTNSVESGRLKCPFDPWQPFASVLKDQYLYAGTASDFLGKDTTFTRSLGPPHDQHYIRTDISEDYWINEGRFVAAHPASDTYNPDDDKIYFFFREASREGSSGDKSVLSRVARVCQNDVGGLRSLPNKWTTFLKARLVCSIPGPDGVDTHFNELQDVFFLSTRDERNPVIYGVFTTTSSIFKGSAVCVYSMADIRAVFNGPYAHKEGPDHRWVEYEGRIPYPRPGTCPSRTYDPRIKTTKDFPDDVISFIKYHPMMYKAVYPVTGRPVFTRINADYRLTQIVVDQVAAEDGQYAVMFLGTDVGTVLKVVTITQEDWVTEEVLLEELQVFQVPSPILSMEISSKKQQLYIGSQDGLAQVSLHRCALYGQGCAECCLARDPYCAWDGHSCSRYIPASKRRARRQDIKNGDPSSQCWDLDDAMVMESEEKLLFGVEHNSTFLECVPKSQQAQIRWFLQRTGSDHREEVKLDERVMRTELGLLIRSLQRQDAGTYHCMAQEHSFSRIVLRLGLRVIEQGQMEPRPATQRDDVATAAAGARQRYKDYLRLMSGPQSSVDQYCESVWLRERKHAQKARPPAPGKWKLLREMKKSRNRRHHS, encoded by the exons ATGGACACAGCCCCGCTTGTGGGCCGCAGGACTGGGAGCAGCAGGCGCTGGTGCCCCTTACTTCTTTGGCCAAGTCTTTGTGGGGTACTGCTGGCGCTCCTCCCTGGGGGGGCTGGCATGAAGCAGGCCATACCCCGAGTCCAACTGGGATACAAAG ACCTACAGCTGTCGGGCGGTGCAACCCTGTTCCTGGGCTCTGCCCCGGGCCTGCGCTTCCAGAGCTTCCTGTTGGACGAGGAGCAGAACCGCCTGCTACTTGGTGCCCAGGACCACATCTTCCTGCTGGAGCTGGATGACCTCAATAGCAACCCCAGGAAG ATTAACTGGCCTGCACCAAAAGAGAGAGTAGAGATGTGTACTCTCGCTGGAAAAAGTATTCAG ACGGAGTGCGCCAACTTCATCCGCGTCCTCCATGCATACAACAGGACTCACGTCTATgcctgtggcacaggggccttCTTCCCCTTGTGTGCCTTTGTGGAGGTCAAGGGACAAGGAGAG GAAACCACGTTTAGCCTGAACACCAACAGCGTTGAGTCTGGAAGGCTGAAGTGCCCGTTTGACCCCTGGCAGCCGTTTGCCTCTGTTCTGAAAG ATCAGTACTTGTACGCTGGCACAGCGTCCGATTTTCTGGGCAAGGACACAACATTCACCCGTTCCCTGGGACCCCCTCACGACCAGCATTACATCAGAACCGACATATCTGAGGATTACTGGATCAATG AGGGCCGCTTTGTGGCCGCCCATCCTGCCTCCGACACCTACAACCCAGACGACGATAAGATCTACTTCTTCTTCCGCGAGGCGTCCCGCGAAGGGAGCTCGGGCGATAAGAGCGTGCTGTCACGAGTGGCGCGAGTGTGTCAG AATGATGTGGGAGGTTTGAGGAGCCTGCCTAACAAGTGGACCACATTCCTCAAAGCCAGGCTGGTGTGCTCCATCCCAGGGCCAGATGGAGTAGACACACACTTCAACGAGCTGC AGGATGTCTTTTTCCTCTCCACAAGAGATGAGAGGAACCCTGTTATATATGGAGTCTTCACCACTACAAG CTCCATTTTCAAGGGTTCAGCAGTCTGCGTGTACAGCATGGCTGACATCCGGGCCGTATTCAACGGGCCGTACGCCCACAAAGAAGGACCGGACCACCGCTGGGTGGAGTACGAGGGGCGAATCCCATACCCAAGGCCTGGCACT TGTCCAAGTAGGACGTACGATCCTCGAATAAAAACAACTAAGGACTTCCCGGACGATGTGATCAGCTTCATAAAGTACCATCCCATGATGTACAAGGCTGTGTACCCCGTCACCGGGAGACCGGTCTTTACCAGGATCAACGCCGATTACCGGCTCACGCAGATCGTCGTGGACCAGGTGGCGGCTGAGGACGGCCAGTATGCGGTCATGTTCCTGGGAACGG ACGTGGGGACAGTCCTGAAGGTGGTGACCATCACACAGGAGGACTGGGTCACGGAGGAGGTGCTGCTGGAGGAGCTCCAGGTGTTCCAG GTCCCGTCGCCGATTCTGAGTATGGAAATCTCCTCCAAAAAA CAACAGCTGTACATCGGCTCCCAAGATGGCCTTGCCCAGGTGTCCCTGCACCGATGCGCCCTCTACGGGCAGGGCTGCGCCGAGTGCTGCCTGGCTCGAGACCCCTACTGCGCCTGGGACGGCCACTCCTGCTCCCGCTACATCCCGGCCTCTAAGAG GCGAGCCCGGAGGCAGGATATCAAGAACGGAGATCCGTCAAGCCAGTGCTGGGACCTGGACGATG CCATGGTGATGGAGTCTGAGGAGAAGCTGCTGTTCGGGGTGGAGCACAACTCCACCTTCCTGGAGTGCGTCCCCAAGTCTCAGCAGGCCCAGATCCGCTGGTTCCTGCAGAGGACCGGTTCTGACCACCGGGAGGAG GTGAAGCTGGACGAGCGGGTGATGAGGACCGAGCTGGGCTTGCTTATCCGCTCGCTTCAGCGGCAGGACGCCGGCACATACCACTGCATGGCGCAGGAGCACAGCTTCAGTCGGATCGTGCTGCGGCTCGGCCTCCGGGTCATCGAGCAGGGCCAGATGGAGCCGCGGCCGGCCACCCAGCGGGACGACGTGGCCACAGCCGCGGCCGGGGCCCGTCAACGCTACAAGGACTACCTGCGGCTGATGAGCGGCCCGCAGAGCAGCGTGGACCAGTACTGCGAGAGCGTGTGGCTCCGCGAGCGCAAACACGCCCAGAAGGCCCGGCCCCCCGCTCCCGGCAAGTGGAAGCTCCTGCGGGAGATGAAGAAAAGCCGGAACCGGAGGCACCATTCATAG